In Ancylothrix sp. D3o, one DNA window encodes the following:
- a CDS encoding DUF4433 domain-containing protein yields the protein MISIYHITHVDNLPLILKSGGLFAKNELIQQEVNHLDIAHEGIQSRRARIPVPCGAGGVLHDYVPFYLAPRSPMLYAIHNGRVADYTQGQNPIIYLVAEAEIIKSEGIPFAFTDGHAVMSYSDFYDDLSALESSIDWAIMEDKYWADTPEDNDRKRRRQAEFLVYQFCPWRLIRKIGVIDSTTKLQVEGILANFNCQLQIDICSNWYY from the coding sequence ATGATTTCTATTTATCATATTACTCATGTTGATAACTTGCCTTTAATTCTAAAATCAGGGGGGTTGTTTGCTAAAAACGAATTAATACAACAGGAAGTAAACCATCTTGATATCGCTCATGAAGGCATCCAATCTCGTCGCGCTAGAATTCCTGTCCCCTGCGGTGCCGGTGGAGTATTGCACGACTATGTGCCATTTTATTTGGCTCCTCGTTCCCCCATGCTTTACGCAATTCACAATGGTAGAGTAGCCGATTATACTCAAGGACAAAACCCAATCATTTACCTAGTAGCAGAAGCCGAAATAATAAAAAGTGAGGGTATCCCTTTTGCTTTCACAGATGGTCATGCCGTTATGAGCTACAGCGATTTTTACGACGATCTATCAGCTTTAGAATCTTCTATTGATTGGGCCATTATGGAAGATAAATATTGGGCTGATACCCCAGAAGATAACGATAGAAAGCGGAGGCGACAAGCAGAATTTTTAGTCTATCAATTTTGCCCTTGGAGATTAATTAGAAAAATTGGTGTGATAGATAGCACAACTAAACTACAAGTTGAGGGAATCTTAGCAAATTTTAACTGTCAACTCCAAATAGACATTTGCTCTAATTGGTATTACTGA
- a CDS encoding macro domain-containing protein: MVQFKQGNLLEEKTEALVNTVNCVGVMGKGIALQFKRAFPENFRQYEKACHAKEVEPGRMFTVSTGSVL, from the coding sequence ATGGTTCAGTTCAAGCAAGGCAACCTATTGGAAGAGAAAACCGAAGCCCTAGTCAACACTGTCAACTGCGTTGGTGTCATGGGTAAAGGTATCGCCTTACAATTTAAACGAGCTTTTCCCGAAAACTTCCGTCAATATGAGAAAGCCTGCCATGCAAAAGAAGTAGAGCCAGGTCGGATGTTTACAGTATCGACCGGCTCAGTGCTTTA